The Apium graveolens cultivar Ventura chromosome 11, ASM990537v1, whole genome shotgun sequence genome has a window encoding:
- the LOC141697181 gene encoding disease resistance protein RPV1-like isoform X1, whose product MAASTTYNRIPSSSGSPPTATLWDIFLCFRGSDTRYNFTDHLYKALLRTGIRTFMDDPELRSGEVISDSLIQAIQNSKAYIVVLSENYASSPWCLDELVEILQCCRTMQRSVIPVFYNIDPSVVRHQMGRFEQAFEKHQTRFDKEKVEKWSLALREVSHFSGYTVTENRSQSDIVDEVVDRILLEINPVALNVAKYPVGLDSRVRSISTLLESDPESVIRIGIHGMGGVGKTTLAKAVYNEHYKRFQGSCFLANVREVSKTDQGLVSLQKQLIGDVLKRTNINIGNVDQGIELIRARICSRKVLIVIDDLDDPKPLEVLDGSLVSGSITIITTRNEDMLDSIKVQAKYKVNELDEDQSCQLFAQHAFGDHKIPHKFTELTIDILKRAGGLPLALRVFGSNLLNQPEEEWRWFIDKLNRVPIDDIEKKLLISFDALKSIDPMLQNIFLDMACFYIGHNVDHMAIRIMEACYTHVHRNIDILKKRCMLTIDEYGILGMHDLLRDMGREIARNNSSDEPGKYSRLWVSEDVNTVLKNYKGTEAIHGIIYGKFDYEKKVEGVTFNSESFKRMSKLRFLYLNNVNLTGSFEQTFEDLRWFHWVHCPLECLPSNFYPQKLVVLELPFSNMRTMGEQNMVLLKLKTLDMSHSPNLITAPDFTLLPCLETLDLQGCSNLRSLPDSICSLRALKILNLRCCSRLEALPTKLGSIESLKELGAGNLNVSILPDSMGRLSNLVKLDFSSNKNLETLPDSMSNLGSLEEIFAEECCSLKRFPDLSSLKHLKKLNLMNCEVLKEIQGLEEATSLEHLWLQNCRSLERLPNLSNFKQLKSLNLPYCESLKEIQGLEEVTSLKYLRLNNCTSLERLPSLCNLKQLEVLDISHCNSLKEIIGLEEHLEFDCCNLSSVSKLPPSLQWVHAEGCTSLKRFPNSSNLKQLEELKLSNCRSLESLPNLSNSKQLKRLDLRGCSGLTEIQGLEELTSLQILDMVGCNLSLLTERFFEVSWI is encoded by the exons ATGGCTGCTTCCACAACTTACAATCGAATCCCATCATCCTCCGGTTCACCTCCTACTGCCACTCTATGGGATATTTTCTTGTGTTTCAGAGGTTCAGATACAAGATATAATTTTACAGATCATCTTTACAAAGCCTTGCTCCGCACTGGCATTCGAACATTTATGGATGATCCTGAGCTACGTAGCGGAGAAGTAATTTCAGACTCATTGATCCAAGCTATTCAAAATTCCAAGGCTTATATCGTTGTCCTCTCCGAAAACTATGCTTCTTCACCTTGGTGCCTTGATGAGTTAGTTGAGATACTCCAATGTTGCAGAACAATGCAAAGATCGGTTATTCCAGTGTTTTACAATATTGATCCATCGGTTGTTCGACACCAAATGGGGAGGTTTGAACAAGCTTTTGAAAAACATCAAACTCGTTTTGACAAGGAGAAGGTGGAAAAATGGAGCCTTGCACTAAGAGAGGTTTCTCACTTTTCTGGATACACTGTAACTGAAAACAG GTCTCAATCTGATATTGTCGATGAAGTTGTTGATAGGATTCTACTCGAAATAAATCCTGTGGCTTTGAATGTTGCCAAATATCCAGTTGGGTTGGATTCTCGTGTCAGAAGCATATCAACACTATTAGAAAGTGACCCAGAAAGTGTTATTAGGATTGGTATACATGGTATGGGTGGAGTTGGCAAGACAACTCTTGCAAAAGCTGTGTATAACGAACACTATAAGCGGTTTCAGGGCAGCTGCTTCTTAGCTAACGTTAGGGAGGTTTCAAAAACAGACCAAGGCCTAGTATCTTTACAAAAGCAACTTATAGGGGACGTTCTTAAACGTACCAACATTAACATCGGCAATGTTGACCAAGGAATCGAGTTGATAAGAGCTAGAATATGTTCGAGAAAGGTTCTAATTGTTATTGATGATTTGGACGACCCAAAACCACTGGAAGTTTTGGACGGATCACTTGTTTCAGGGAgcataacaataataacaacaagAAACGAAGATATGTTGGATTCAATTAAAGTGCAAGCCAAATACAAGGTGAATGAACTGGATGAAGATCAATCATGTCAACTTTTTGCTCAGCATGCATTTGGAGATCATAAAATACCACACAAATTCACGGAATTGACCATAGATATTCTGAAACGTGCTGGAGGTCTCCCATTAGCTCTTAGGGTTTTTGGATCCAACTTGCTTAACCAACCTGAGGAAGAATGGAGATGGTTCATTGACAAACTGAATCGAGTTCCCATTGACGATATTGAGAAAAAACTTCTGATCAGCTTTGATGCTTTGAAATCAATTGATCCTATGTTGCAGAATATTTTCCTAGATATGGCGTGTTTTTACATTGGACATAATGTGGATCATATGGCTATTAGAATTATGGAAGCCTGTTACACACACGTCCATCGAAACATTGACATTTTAAAGAAAAGATGTATGTTAACGATTGATGAGTATGGCATTCTAGGGATGCATGATCTGCTTCGGGATATGGGTAGGGAAATCGCACGTAACAACTCTTCAGATGAGCCTGGAAAATATAGTAGATTGTGGGTATCGGAAGATGTAAATACTGTGTTAAAGAATTACAAG GGAACTGAAGCAATTCATGGTATCATCTATGGCAAATTTGACTATGAGAAGAAAGTTGAGGGAGTGACATTTAATTCCGAATCATTTAAAAGGATGAGTAAATTAAGGTTTTTGTACCTGAACAATGTAAATCTCACCGGAAGCTTTGAACAAACCTTTGAAGATTTGAGATGGTTCCACTGGGTGCATTGTCCTCTGGAATGTTTACCTTCTAATTTTTACCCGCAAAAACTGGTTGTCCTTGAGTTGCCTTTCAGCAATATGAGAACAATGGGGGAGCAAAACATG GTTTTATTGAAGTTAAAGACTCTCGACATGTCACATTCTCCAAATTTGATCACAGCACCCGACTTCACTCTATTACCGTGTCTTGAAACTTTAGATCTTCAGGGTTGTAGTAATCTAAGAAGTCTCCCTGATAGTATTTGTAGCTTGAGAGCACTAAAAATTCTGAATCTTAGGTGTTGCAGTAGACTGGAAGCATTGCCTACAAAATTAGGAAGCATTGAATCCTTAAAAGAGCTAGGAGCGGGAAATCTAAATGTTTCAATATTACCAGATTCAATGGGACGTCTGAGTAATCTTGTTAAGTTGGATTTTAGCTCTAACAAGAACCTTGAAACTCTTCCAGACAGCATGTCCAACCTTGGATCATTGGAAGAGATATTTGCAGAAGAGTGTTGTTCTCTAAAAAGATTTCCAGACCTATCCAGTTTGAAAcatttgaagaagttgaaccttatGAATTGTGAAGTTCTGAAAGAGATTCAAGGCTTGGAAGAAGCCACTTCTTTAGAACATCTTTGGCTTCAAAATTGTAGGTCTTTGGAAAGATTACCAAATCTATCCAATTTTAAACAGTTGAAGAGCCTAAATCTACCCTATTGTGAATCTTTGAAAGAGATACAGGGCTTGGAAGAAGtaacttctttaaaatatcttCGCCTTAATAATTGTACGTCTTTGGAAAGATTACCAAGCCTTTGCAATTTGAAACAGTTGGAGGTATTGGACATTTCACATTGTAATAGTTTGAAAGAGATTATAGGCTTGGAGGAACATCTTGAGTTCGATTGTTGTAATTTGTCATCCGTTTCAAAACTTCCTCCTAGTCTGCAATGGGTACACGCAGAAGGTTGTACGTCTTTAAAAAGATTCCCAAATTCCTCCAATTTGAAACAGTTGGAGGAATTGAAGCTTTCAAATTGCAGGTCTTTGGAAAGTTTACCAAATCTATCCAATTCGAAACAGTTGAAGAGGTTGGACCTTAGAGGTTGTAGTGGTTTGACAGAGATTCAAGGCTTGGAGGAACTCACTTCTCTACAAATACTTGATATGGTAGGATGCAATTTATCACTTCTCACAGAGCGTTTCTTTGAGGTTAGTTGGATCTAA
- the LOC141697181 gene encoding disease resistance protein RPV1-like isoform X2, which produces MAASTTYNRIPSSSGSPPTATLWDIFLCFRGSDTRYNFTDHLYKALLRTGIRTFMDDPELRSGEVISDSLIQAIQNSKAYIVVLSENYASSPWCLDELVEILQCCRTMQRSVIPVFYNIDPSVVRHQMGRFEQAFEKHQTRFDKEKVEKWSLALREVSHFSGYTVTENRSQSDIVDEVVDRILLEINPVALNVAKYPVGLDSRVRSISTLLESDPESVIRIGIHGMGGVGKTTLAKAVYNEHYKRFQGSCFLANVREVSKTDQGLVSLQKQLIGDVLKRTNINIGNVDQGIELIRARICSRKVLIVIDDLDDPKPLEVLDGSLVSGSITIITTRNEDMLDSIKVQAKYKVNELDEDQSCQLFAQHAFGDHKIPHKFTELTIDILKRAGGLPLALRVFGSNLLNQPEEEWRWFIDKLNRVPIDDIEKKLLISFDALKSIDPMLQNIFLDMACFYIGHNVDHMAIRIMEACYTHVHRNIDILKKRCMLTIDEYGILGMHDLLRDMGREIARNNSSDEPGKYSRLWVSEDVNTVLKNYKGTEAIHGIIYGKFDYEKKVEGVTFNSESFKRMSKLRFLYLNNVNLTGSFEQTFEDLRWFHWVHCPLECLPSNFYPQKLVVLELPFSNMRTMGEQNMVLQ; this is translated from the exons ATGGCTGCTTCCACAACTTACAATCGAATCCCATCATCCTCCGGTTCACCTCCTACTGCCACTCTATGGGATATTTTCTTGTGTTTCAGAGGTTCAGATACAAGATATAATTTTACAGATCATCTTTACAAAGCCTTGCTCCGCACTGGCATTCGAACATTTATGGATGATCCTGAGCTACGTAGCGGAGAAGTAATTTCAGACTCATTGATCCAAGCTATTCAAAATTCCAAGGCTTATATCGTTGTCCTCTCCGAAAACTATGCTTCTTCACCTTGGTGCCTTGATGAGTTAGTTGAGATACTCCAATGTTGCAGAACAATGCAAAGATCGGTTATTCCAGTGTTTTACAATATTGATCCATCGGTTGTTCGACACCAAATGGGGAGGTTTGAACAAGCTTTTGAAAAACATCAAACTCGTTTTGACAAGGAGAAGGTGGAAAAATGGAGCCTTGCACTAAGAGAGGTTTCTCACTTTTCTGGATACACTGTAACTGAAAACAG GTCTCAATCTGATATTGTCGATGAAGTTGTTGATAGGATTCTACTCGAAATAAATCCTGTGGCTTTGAATGTTGCCAAATATCCAGTTGGGTTGGATTCTCGTGTCAGAAGCATATCAACACTATTAGAAAGTGACCCAGAAAGTGTTATTAGGATTGGTATACATGGTATGGGTGGAGTTGGCAAGACAACTCTTGCAAAAGCTGTGTATAACGAACACTATAAGCGGTTTCAGGGCAGCTGCTTCTTAGCTAACGTTAGGGAGGTTTCAAAAACAGACCAAGGCCTAGTATCTTTACAAAAGCAACTTATAGGGGACGTTCTTAAACGTACCAACATTAACATCGGCAATGTTGACCAAGGAATCGAGTTGATAAGAGCTAGAATATGTTCGAGAAAGGTTCTAATTGTTATTGATGATTTGGACGACCCAAAACCACTGGAAGTTTTGGACGGATCACTTGTTTCAGGGAgcataacaataataacaacaagAAACGAAGATATGTTGGATTCAATTAAAGTGCAAGCCAAATACAAGGTGAATGAACTGGATGAAGATCAATCATGTCAACTTTTTGCTCAGCATGCATTTGGAGATCATAAAATACCACACAAATTCACGGAATTGACCATAGATATTCTGAAACGTGCTGGAGGTCTCCCATTAGCTCTTAGGGTTTTTGGATCCAACTTGCTTAACCAACCTGAGGAAGAATGGAGATGGTTCATTGACAAACTGAATCGAGTTCCCATTGACGATATTGAGAAAAAACTTCTGATCAGCTTTGATGCTTTGAAATCAATTGATCCTATGTTGCAGAATATTTTCCTAGATATGGCGTGTTTTTACATTGGACATAATGTGGATCATATGGCTATTAGAATTATGGAAGCCTGTTACACACACGTCCATCGAAACATTGACATTTTAAAGAAAAGATGTATGTTAACGATTGATGAGTATGGCATTCTAGGGATGCATGATCTGCTTCGGGATATGGGTAGGGAAATCGCACGTAACAACTCTTCAGATGAGCCTGGAAAATATAGTAGATTGTGGGTATCGGAAGATGTAAATACTGTGTTAAAGAATTACAAG GGAACTGAAGCAATTCATGGTATCATCTATGGCAAATTTGACTATGAGAAGAAAGTTGAGGGAGTGACATTTAATTCCGAATCATTTAAAAGGATGAGTAAATTAAGGTTTTTGTACCTGAACAATGTAAATCTCACCGGAAGCTTTGAACAAACCTTTGAAGATTTGAGATGGTTCCACTGGGTGCATTGTCCTCTGGAATGTTTACCTTCTAATTTTTACCCGCAAAAACTGGTTGTCCTTGAGTTGCCTTTCAGCAATATGAGAACAATGGGGGAGCAAAACATG GTGTTGCAGTAG